One Thermoplasmatales archaeon genomic region harbors:
- the csm2 gene encoding type III-A CRISPR-associated protein Csm2, which translates to MYKDMEELIKEVERDMDEILRGDGEKLVENAKKIGEQISKGVTTSQIRNIYSEVVGMREFDKYKLQLLRAKLAYIAGKEGTIHKGKLTDIGGLQKILDGMIRKVNDEKYFENFKNFFEAILAYHKYYGGKD; encoded by the coding sequence GTGTATAAAGATATGGAGGAATTAATAAAAGAAGTTGAGAGAGATATGGATGAAATATTGAGAGGAGATGGAGAAAAATTAGTTGAAAACGCCAAAAAAATTGGAGAGCAGATATCAAAAGGTGTTACAACATCTCAGATAAGGAACATCTATAGCGAGGTTGTAGGAATGCGTGAATTTGACAAATATAAATTGCAACTTTTGAGGGCAAAGCTTGCATATATTGCTGGAAAAGAAGGGACAATACATAAGGGAAAATTAACGGATATAGGAGGTCTGCAGAAAATCTTGGATGGAATGATCAGGAAGGTAAATGATGAAAAATATTTTGAAAATTTCAAGAATTTCTTTGAGGCAATATTAGCATACCATAAATATTATGGAGGAAAAGATTAG